In Glycine max cultivar Williams 82 chromosome 10, Glycine_max_v4.0, whole genome shotgun sequence, the DNA window aaatagattagacctgacaaaatctgcaacaactttagcatcattagttctagtgggcttggcttcgacccattttgaaacactgtcaactgcaaggagaatgtaaacataaccaaaagagacaggaaaagggcccatgaaatctataccccagacatcaaacacctcacagaatagcataggttgctgaggcatttgttgtcgccatgtaagtgtatttcctgctctctgacactgctcacaagtgctgcagatcttccacgcatctttaaagatggtgggccaataaaaaccacaatcaagcactttgcgagctgtcctttgaacacccagatgacctcccggtgcggaagaatgacagaactgcaggactgagtcagtctcatgatctggaatgcaccgtctaatgacctgatcactgcacaatttccacaagtaggggtcatcccaaataaaatgcttagcatcacttttaattttatctttttgggccttagatgctaagggaggaaaaacagaggcaactaaataattgacaatgttagcaaaccagggagtagaaagagagtcagaaatactatacaatatatacaaatgatcatccgggaaatcatcccgaatgggtgaatccgcatctgatacacgttcgatccgactcaaatgatcggcaactagattttgtgctccgttTCTATcgcggatctccaagtcaaactcttagagccagagcatccatcggatcaacctaggcttagaatcagccttcttcaacaagtactttagagctgcatagtcagtataaacaataatgcaggtaccaagcaaataagatcgaaatttttctagagcaaaaactatggctagaagctctttctcagtagtagtataattcgcttgggcagcatctaaagtcctagaagcatagtatatcaccctgggcaatttatcaattttctgagcaaggacagcccccaatgcataatttgatgcatcacacataagctcaaaaggggttgtccagtcgggtgcctggatgatgggggtggtagtcagtgctcttttgaggcagtCAAAAGCCTctctgcatttatcattaaagtcaaactccacctccttttgcaacaagtttgacagtggaagggctactttgctaaaatctcttataaagcgcctgtagaatcctgcatgaccaagaaaagatcgcacctctcgcacacaagaggggtaaggcaattgtgatataacagaaatttttgcaggatctacttcaatgccgtttttttgaaataatgtggcctaaaattataccttgctcaaccataaaatgacatttttcaaaatttagaacaaggttagtttaaatgcatctattcaaaactttttccaaactatccaatcaaccatcaaaagaggatccatatacagtgaaatcatccataaacacctctatgcaaatttctaagaaatcattgaaaatactaatcatgcaccgctggaaggtaccacgggcattgcacaggccgaaaggcatcctcctataggcaaaagtgccgaaggggtaGGTGAATATGgttttttcctgatcctcaggagtaatagtaatttgcatataaccagaaaaaccatcaaggaaacagtagtgagatttgcCTGCCAGGCAATCAAGCatttggtcaatgaatggcaggggaaaatggtcctttttggtaacctggttcagcctcctatagtcaatgtagactctccaactgttctgcacccaagtaggaatcagctcctccttttcattttttatcactgtgaggccggtcttcttcgggactacctggacgggactcacccattggctgtcggagataggataaatgattccagcttgcaaaagcttggttatctccttcttcactacaccaagaatcaccgggttgagtcttctctgtggctgtcttactggtttagctccatcctctaaatttattcgatgcatacatgtggatgggctaatactaggaatgtccgccagggtccagcctatagccttcttatgcttcttgagaacagacaacaacttctcctctttctcatcagcaagggaggcacatataatcactggaaaacttttgctatcatccaagtaagcgtattttaaatttgatggaagaggcttcaattctggtgtggccgactggatagtggtagaagaagatggtttctcagcctgtacctcataaagaaagtcagaggtatgtgtacttcctgaaacatggttagtcctatctgactctataaaatcaatctcgagaggtaaaacaccaccaccaaacATGCATTCCATATCAATtttagattcactctcagcatcaaattaagacatatgatcaagtacagtgtcagactcaatgcatgaagagtgagaggcatgcagattagaataaagatcagtcatgtattcatcaacaacatggtcaattatttcagcacaaaatacaaaaagatcttcagatgggtatttcatagcatccagaatattaaaatgaacagttatatcaccaaactccatggatagtgtgcctgcatatacatctatcttagttctagcagttttcataaagggtctgcctagaatgatgggaactgatccttgagaaaatttgtcttccatattcaaaatataaaaatcaacagggaaaatcagttcaccaactctaactaagatatcttctatgaaaccaacaggataggcaacacttctattagctaaatgaattaccacatcagttgactgcaagggacctaaagacagagaattaaaaatagacagaggcataacactaatagaagctcctaaatctagcatggcattgtcaaacttactattccctataatacaatgtatcctgaatgtacctggatctttacatttttcaggactttggggaacaaatttaccaatcaatgcggagacatttatgtccatgctaattcgttcacttcctttaagcttccgcttattagtgcacagctccttcaagaatttagcatatcttggaatttgctttattgcattcagcagaggtatgtttacctctacttttctaaatgtttccaagatctctttctctgcctcttccaatTTTTTGTTGGGAACTGCTCTAGGAGGGAATGGAAAAgggatgtgctgcttctgcaaatcagaattaccagtggaagaagattcacctgcacataaattgttaggtaaatttttgtcatcacctttttcaggagtagagtgaagttgggcaggttcatttgcagatgagaaaGGTGCTatgggttgaggtccttgacactgctttcccgacctcaatgaaatggcactgccatttttgggattttggacagattgagaaggcagcttgtcagaattctgggactgttgttgatttaattgtgtagccaattgtcccatctgattagttaagctctgaatggaggctctggtctcttgttgaaactgcatgttttgcatagtcatttgcctcacaagttcttcgagggaaggttggggaggggcctcaactgttggctgtttctggggctgttgctgttgttggattggtggaggaatgtatggtctgcttgggccagcagcattttggaaggaaggagcaggctgctgttgtcgctgttgagggctagaccatctaagattagggtgattcctccatccagggttgtatctgttgctggagaggtcgtAATTGTtttgctgtggttgattttgctgctgaggttgaggaggtctattgtagatgtttgcagcataagcttcgggctgctcaattgctccaggttgccgcatggaagggcaaaggtctgtatggtggtcagcagaggagcacagaCCATAGactcttgcgacaggtacagatttatgattcaaggccagctgggttaccaagttaaccaatgcatctagTTTGCCTTCTAGCTTCTTAGTTTCGGATGATGCAactgagtttgtagctacctcatgcactcctctaatgactatagcatcatttcttacGCTAAACtactgggagttggaagccatcttctcaattaaatttttggcttcagcaggagtcatgtctccaagggctccaccactggcagcatctatcatacttctctccatattactgagtccttcataaaaatattggagaagaagctgctccgaaatctgatggtgagggcaactggcacatagttttttaaatctctcccagtattcatacaggctctctccactgagttgtctaatacctgagatatccttcctgatggttgtggtcctggaagcagggaatttgttttctaagaatactctcttaaggtcatcccagctcgtgatggaccttggagcaaggtaatacagccagtcctttgccactccctctaaagaatgagaaaaagccttcagaaatatgtgatcctcttggacatctgggggtttcatggtggagcagacaatatgaaattccttcaaatgtttgtgcaggtcttcacctgcaaggcgatgaaactttggaagcaaatgaatcagtccagttttaagaacatatgggacatcctcatcagggtattggatgcacaagctttcgtaggtgaaatcaggtgcagccatttcccttagagtcctctcacgtggtggaggttgtgccatgttctcagaatgctcaaaatcagaatgctcaaaatcaggatgttcaaaatcaccaataacagaatgcacagattcaccagtaatggaatgctcaggattatcaaaaggtataaaatgatgcctaactaatctatgaaatgtcctatctatcttaggatcaaagggttgtaagtcagatggattgcctctagtcatacactacattcagcatgcacaactagttgccttgtcatgtaaataaaggtgtgtaggtttgaactacagctaccctcaaatgatatccaaatgacttgaaattttgtgagcgaccttataaaatgatgagaagatagcacaaaaaattttcagacaaaaattcaaagtctaactatggaagctaaaaatggtaggttgagaaaaataagtgaataaaacttgaaaaataaaaaccttttgacAGAATCCCTTTTTATGgatgatggagacctcagcccaCCTATGGCAGGCTTTCACggtgtaggaaatttttttctaccccaaatacatatacaataattgtgattctgataaatggagcaaaagttatggccgtttgaagttttgacaaacacaaaatttgatacttttttggaactttcaaatctgaccaaactaaaggctctagttatttttcccacaaaatatagattaaaagaagttaccacaaaaaaattcagccaaaaataacaaccctagctactaaaagaaaaaatccaaaataattcagcatgggtggtcgctaaaatccgtcgctacatgatttctactactactctgttttgccgcaagcaaaagtggtcgctaagtctgtcgcaaaacactattcacagcaaaacacccaaaattgaaacaggggaagcgcttaataggaaaactgaaacagaacacatactaaacaaaataccaggacattaaacaacactaacacacatactaacacaatactaacaattaaacataaaacacgaaagaattaTACACACAACACttgctattatgaacctttggacactgctccccgacaacagcgccaaatttgatcgaggccgtaccaaatctaataaacatgaaaatgcagtaactaggaagtgatcctaggtcgtttcccaacgagcaatgataaaccaaatgttcatgatATATTGCAGTAATAGTAATGATGGGGtaggggggttgtttgttttttgatttaaagaacagaacaagtaaactggaatacgaaactaataatattaaaaacgggctGTTTTCTctaattcagaagccattctcttgtcctgggttatggagaattcgtccctaacagttaaccacttaatccaaccctatttcaatttactaagcgaaaatcaacttagggttgtcaatacgtgattaggcaacacatacaccagttagcccttcgtccattaagcatgaacgcaagttaggctcagaggcaattaatcaaacacgaagcgtgcacagattaatgttcacgaatttgggttaactggtgaattgaaaactgccaggaagccacattacaaacgaaacctcaaagagagttgagcttcgtcctcaaaaggaaacaacacctgaatatttagccttccatagattcaagcagaaaacgtaaatgaacttaaaagcagaaacgtaaatgaagcagaaacgtaaacgaaGCATAAACGTAAATGAAGGCAGAACAAGaaagaaattgtaattagaagcagaaaatggaaaattgcattacgtgaacagtagcattagaacGGAAAAACGtaaaaaccataaaccctatgctctgaataatagtctaacagaatagccttgcacaaatcccaaggctgctatgtaaaaagagtcactcaaagtcactgggccctattacaatattctggcccaaaatgaaataaacactgaaccacataaaataaaattgcaatctcctaagtagaaattaactaaggtaagcgctgctttatttgccctcttcaagtccacaaccaaaatctagattaagcccaatgtttcattaattcctgacattagattaaaaacattatattagctaaatgagcccaaaataataaaactgcctaattaatttgacaattaagattaatcagtaattaaaatggtgcaaaaagggtttaagaaataaaagaaaacgaTGGCACATcagtttctctcctttcaaaagaatcaaaagatcatttaaatggtttaacaccttaaatgacttttgtgcggttaaaattgatcttgcggaaaaagatcaaaacaacttaaccaacgtttagttctcaaagaactacgtaggtctaatttcctcatcgcaattgaggatatgtaggagcgagggaaacacccttgtcaaccacaaaaagataaaaaatacaaaaaacataaaaagcataaaaacacaaaaagacataaaaaaaaggggaaataaaacattttgaagtcatatttgcacacttgattaaaggttgttgtcccttgtgacggacgcgtggggtgctaatacctttcccgtgcgtaaaaacaactcccgaacctttcacacttaaatttCGTAGACTACAcctttccagtttttccgacgttttcctcaaataaatgttggtggtgattccgcacattttcctcccatggaagatgcacccacgagccccgcgtcgccctcccgccgaagggtaggttgtgacatgGAGCCGTACAAAAGGCTGTATGGAGGGGGTCTATTCCAAAGGGATATTTGTCtgctgaaaattaaaattaggggCATTAACGGTAATTTCCAGAATGACTAGGGAGCCTAGGAGTTTCATCAAACCTAAAGGAGGTAAGAGACTAAGCATAATTTATCAAATTAGCAAATATAAGCAttacaaaaacaattaaatccttTTCTATTAAGTATGGAAAACAAGAGAAAATTGCATGTAATCCCAAATTAATAGAACCATATTTTGCATGCCTCCAAAATCTCCCTTTCCTCCACCGCGAAGACCGGCAACAACACCACCAAACTCGCCTCCGCCACCTCCCCAATCCTCAGCATCACCATCGGAACACTCGCCGCAACCTCCCTTTCACCCACCGTATCCCCCTCCTCACCCTTCCCCTCCAACTCCTCCAAAATCACATTCCTCGTTGCCTCTGTCTCCACCATGCCTAACACCTACTCTAGCACTGACGTCCTCTGCTTCGATGGGTTCCTGTGCTCCCTACTCTGTCGGTAATACATAAAAGAAAGACAATCTTCGAGGAGAGTGTAGTCGAAGCTCTCCCACCCCTTATCCCCGTGCCTGCTAGGGAAATCCTTCATTGCACGTGCGAGCTCCTGCGTAGCCTTCCCGTCACACCGATTCTCGACAAGAAAGCGTGCGACGGTGATGCACTGGAAGGCACTAAGGAGGCGGATCTCGTAGAGGAGCTCGGCGCCAGTCTTGAAGGCGACGAGGAGGTCAGAGTCAGCGTTGGACTGGATGAGGGAGTCGCTATGGAATGTGAGGAGGGAAAAGAGAGGAGGTAGGACTCAGCCATGGTGAGGGAAGTGATAGAcatgagtgagtgagtgagtgaagGGTTTAAAACAAGGTTGAAGACCAAGATTCTGGATATCAATTGAGATAACGAAGGTGTTTTAATAAAAACCCATCGTAATTTTTATGAGCAacacacattctaaggcggttttcaataatcatcttagaatgtgtgtcgtACAAGCTTTTTCAGTAAGATAATTGCAAAAATGCCATCGGTTCGTTTTCTAAGgcggttccaaaagaactttcATAGAATGGCTGTCGTAAAAACTCATATTTCTAGTAGTGCACCAATTTACGTAGAGGATGTCAACCTATTTCATTCCTTGTCCATGGCGATGCTCATAGTGGCATTATCATGGGTCCCAATTTATGTTTTCTACTTGCGATGGCCAATGGTCACGAGCAGGAGAAGATAAGGTTTTGCTTTTGgatcaaacaataaaatatattaaaagaggGATTTAATAGAACAATGTCCAAATTGTATTTTAATGGTCTTCGGAAGGAAGAAGCAGAAGGAAGTGATGAGTGATGAAAAAGGATTGAAAGAAAAGGTGGCTTTGGGAGATGAAGATGGATATTGAGAGAAAAACATCAACCATTTgtaaggttttttatttttgtttatagttttgaatactttatatttaatatttgttatgTTACACGATAAACAAAGAACATGCCACATCTATAAGAATCATAAGTTATTGACATGATGTGACATgtgtcaaaaaagaaaaagaaaacatttaaaAGGTTCAAACAACTTAAAacttctaaaatatatatatgtctaattaagatttttaagcCAATTTGTTATGATTTTTAGTATAAGCccctttgttggatcaagtggcctcggaataattaagaagggggggttgaattaattattaatgaacctttactaattaaatatctatccttcttaatgttactagattcaattaggcttatacaataatgttaagaaagtaaaaaacaaaaatagaaacttaaccaaaagtaaaaatgataattaaagtgcacagcggaaattaaaagtgtagggaagaagaagacaaacacaagagttttatactggttcggcaacaacccgtgcctacatccagtccccaagcgacctgcggtccttgagatttcttttcaaccttgtaaaatcctttacaagcaaagatccacaagggatgtaccctcccttgttctctttgaacaaccaagtggatgtaccctccacttgaactgatccacaagagatgtaccctctcttgttctcagtcacaacaacccaagtagatgtaccctctacttgtaccacaaaggatgtaccctctaatgtgttaagacatagttctcaggtggttagtcctttgaaactttgtgaaaggggaaacaaaatatatctcaggcagttagtcctttgaaatcttttgtttaagggaaagggaagaatcaaaagaattctcagactgtgtcgttttgaattctttggaaagggagaagggagacacaaaagaattcaggtggttagtcctttgttcttttggaaaagggagaagagagacacaaaaagaattcaggcggttagtccttggcgaattctttttggcaaagggagaagagaatgaaaagatgaatagcacacttttgttttctgtgaaagagcAAGGTTtcgaaaaccagaaaacttagaaagcttttggcaaaggaagaagaagaagatgttcaaagaaattcaaaggttgtaaaagaatatatgaaaaagttgtaataattatttttcaaatgcaagtcaaggtcttgcttttatatactcttcatgtctagtcaagaaaaccgttagaagagttataacttttagaacaACCTGAAAACCGttggaagagttatatctcttgatttttattcaaaacttgtcactggtaatcgattaccaaaaccatataatcgattacacaaagctttttatgaaaggatatgactcttcacaattgagtttgaatttcgacgttcagatacactggtaatcgattaccaatatcttgtaatcgattacaccattttgaaatcaattgggaCGTTGCAAATTctgttaaaagcttttgaaatcaaacttcgccactggtaatcgattacaagaaactggtaatcgattaccagagagtaaaaactctggtaacttataaaattttgagaaaaactcttttttgttttttgaaaaaaaaacttttttatacttcccttgtgaagtcttcttgatttcttctcttgaatcttgaattcatcttttcttgaatcttgaaatcaaacttctcttgattcttgaatcttcttgatttcttcttgttgacttaatcttgaaatcattctttgggctttttgtcatcatctttgtcattatcaaaactacttgattcatcatcatgaagcttgcttctacacccTTTTCTTGTAGTGTTGCCACCATaacatttgattaatttttaaaatctatcaCAATAAATTCCCTACATACAGATAagcattaaaagaaattatcaagTATGACgtagaaaagaggaaaaagatggATTAAATTAGCTCCgatgttattaaatatattatattaacaatattaaatgttataatcataattttttaaatgtaattttttatatatatgtttgaatttttctttttcaaaatgatttaaaactaaattttaagtaaattacaaaattgtcatacCATACATTttgctataataataataatttttttcaaatctaacattcttatttatacatttgacttttgtttttaaaaatgttttaaaaaaatacttatttacatttttaattaaataacaaaattagcTCACACAATAGATTTTATTATACCAATACATTTCTTTAAATCTAACTTTCTTAAATTTGACTTTTGCCTTTTCTAAATAgcttatttactattttttattttaataaaataacaaacaagaaaaatgtacctgtttataaatattatattaatgacattaaaaactattctaaaaaataatttaacattgtatgagtattt includes these proteins:
- the LOC112998173 gene encoding rubisco accumulation factor 1.2, chloroplastic-like, which gives rise to MSNQKSTESCIKNLEVQVGQLAKQLEDRPSSSFGANIEKNPKEESKAIMTRSKMSNADSDLLVAFKTGAELLYEIRLLSAFQCITVARFLVENRCDGKATQELARAMKDFPSRHGDKGWESFDYTLLEDCLSFMYYRQSREHRNPSKQRTSVLE